The following proteins come from a genomic window of Corallococcus sp. NCRR:
- a CDS encoding metallophosphoesterase, whose protein sequence is MPPWLRMALFLVPVTALLALAHVYLYRRLVRDVTPNRGLRRAGMGLFAGGLVGSLGARMVGGMFSSDVAWWTGIALLVWMGLVLYLLMFTLGLDVVRGALTRVRKPPEPPSPERRAFLARGLATGATVAGAAVSTFGTWRAFHPPDVRDIPVRLPGLPKALEGFTLVQLTDIHIGGVLQRRFVDELVARANALKPDLIAVTGDLVDGTVPELGRYVGGFGALKARHGAYFVTGNHDYYSGVEAWTEFVRGLGITVLRNRAVSIGDAGASFDLIGVDDWSASRFGEAGYDLDAALKGLRPDRASVLLAHQPSNFDVVAQRGVGLQISGHTHGGQMFPGNVLGQLIWGEQNAGLSQLGGSHLYVSRGCGFVGPPMRVAAPPEIARIILLPG, encoded by the coding sequence ATGCCCCCATGGCTCCGGATGGCGTTGTTCCTCGTGCCAGTCACCGCGCTGCTCGCGCTGGCGCACGTCTACCTGTACCGCCGGCTGGTTCGCGACGTGACGCCGAACAGGGGGCTTCGCCGCGCGGGGATGGGGCTCTTCGCCGGGGGGCTGGTGGGCTCCCTGGGCGCCCGGATGGTCGGAGGGATGTTCTCCTCCGACGTGGCGTGGTGGACGGGCATCGCCCTGCTGGTGTGGATGGGGCTGGTGCTCTACCTGCTCATGTTCACCCTGGGGCTGGACGTGGTTCGGGGCGCGCTCACCCGGGTGCGCAAGCCTCCGGAGCCGCCGTCGCCCGAGCGCCGGGCCTTCCTCGCCCGGGGGCTCGCGACGGGGGCCACCGTGGCGGGCGCGGCGGTGAGCACCTTTGGCACCTGGCGCGCGTTCCATCCTCCGGACGTGCGCGACATCCCGGTGCGGCTGCCCGGGCTGCCCAAGGCGCTGGAGGGCTTCACGCTGGTGCAGCTCACCGACATCCACATTGGCGGGGTGTTGCAGCGCCGCTTCGTGGATGAGCTGGTGGCGCGCGCCAACGCGCTCAAGCCGGACCTCATCGCGGTGACGGGCGACCTGGTGGACGGCACGGTGCCGGAGCTGGGGCGCTACGTGGGCGGGTTCGGCGCGCTCAAGGCCCGGCACGGCGCGTACTTCGTCACCGGCAACCACGACTACTACTCCGGCGTGGAGGCGTGGACGGAGTTCGTCCGCGGGTTGGGCATCACCGTGCTGCGCAACCGCGCCGTGTCCATTGGGGACGCGGGCGCGTCCTTCGACCTCATCGGCGTGGACGACTGGAGCGCGAGCCGCTTCGGTGAGGCCGGGTATGACCTGGACGCGGCGCTGAAGGGCTTGAGGCCGGACCGCGCGTCGGTGCTGCTGGCGCACCAGCCCTCCAACTTCGACGTGGTGGCCCAGCGCGGCGTGGGGCTCCAGATTTCAGGGCACACGCACGGCGGGCAGATGTTCCCGGGCAACGTGCTGGGCCAGCTCATCTGGGGCGAGCAGAACGCGGGCCTGAGCCAGCTGGGCGGCTCGCACCTCTACGTCAGCCGCGGGTGCGGCTTCGTGGGGCCGCCCATGCGCGTCGCCGCGCCGCCGGAGATTGCCCGCATCATCCTGCTGCCGGGCTGA
- a CDS encoding DUF2267 domain-containing protein — translation MAEDRDPQRRSGAPQEEEHAEERRELSIEERRARRSAMRASQTYARFIDHLCDRGGMSPSVAQQAAVSVLCGLEQRIQAEESSDLEAQLPRRLTELLHRCERHDADPRPSKFGRDELLKLVGEDLALNPDAVEPVVRAVMDAVRHQISEGEAEDVSAQLPEDIRHLWLPTM, via the coding sequence ATGGCTGAAGACCGTGATCCGCAGCGCCGCTCCGGCGCACCCCAGGAAGAGGAGCATGCGGAGGAGCGGCGCGAGCTGTCCATCGAGGAGCGGCGTGCGCGACGCAGTGCGATGCGGGCCAGTCAGACGTATGCCCGCTTCATCGACCACCTCTGCGACCGGGGAGGCATGTCTCCAAGCGTCGCCCAGCAGGCGGCCGTCTCCGTGCTCTGCGGCCTGGAGCAACGCATCCAGGCGGAGGAGTCCTCGGACCTGGAGGCGCAGCTGCCGCGCAGGCTCACGGAGCTGCTGCACCGCTGCGAGCGCCACGACGCCGACCCCCGCCCATCGAAGTTCGGCCGCGACGAGCTGCTGAAGCTGGTGGGCGAGGACCTGGCCCTGAATCCGGACGCCGTGGAGCCCGTGGTGCGCGCCGTGATGGACGCCGTCCGTCACCAAATCAGCGAAGGTGAGGCGGAGGACGTGAGCGCCCAGCTGCCCGAGGACATCCGCCACCTTTGGCTGCCGACGATGTGA
- a CDS encoding vWA domain-containing protein → MTARTQTTLPETQRGPAERLLDVMLGGSAHLWHHRPGLDVNGTWVAAANADAKARAHGRKVAPGLFVPAAVKLYGQLLELYRLNPMLMAHFASYALTQTDWRDLKVATCALMLVQEHAGQPVRDGQGTIAFHDDDYRAIGEAMVLHYVRRSTRMLTPKAVLRVAELLETPEIARLNRAAGFGDPASRKPPLGRWKRVAQKWLAAREANLPMLQGLVKAGYKETLKKLARKAGYKPQSQGFFEVLGWKQKQADGGHRQVGLQGLTLVKRERFDGLSEAEICEWIELERLSYKEVVGRLPKDVGLTPAILATLLPSLSDRDLRLMTPTLEELGLLQEPSVKARWERAVASATDQRSLNIAKNVRSEHVRRKLEEASDNAVKKAVAEATAETDVRVMFLIDKSGSMEGAIEQSKEALSRILAGFPMDKLHVAAFDTMGTVLQPKAANRTAVQHMLSGLKASGGTVHAAGVHALHRSGVRIPAEAKLVVMVVGDEAGEAGDQFARAFHACGYSVAAMALLVSVAGARGNTVRSGAKQLGVPFSEVSVGQFADPYQVPRVLQALMDAPREAGASQSGWVDRVMSTPLLKVA, encoded by the coding sequence ATGACCGCTCGCACCCAGACGACCCTTCCGGAGACGCAGCGAGGACCCGCCGAGCGGCTGCTCGACGTGATGCTCGGTGGCTCCGCCCACCTGTGGCACCACCGGCCCGGCCTGGACGTGAACGGCACCTGGGTGGCCGCCGCCAACGCGGACGCCAAGGCGCGTGCTCACGGCCGCAAGGTGGCGCCGGGCCTGTTCGTGCCCGCCGCGGTGAAGCTGTACGGCCAGTTGCTGGAGCTCTACCGCCTCAACCCGATGCTGATGGCGCACTTCGCGTCGTACGCGCTGACGCAGACGGACTGGCGCGACCTGAAGGTAGCCACCTGCGCGCTGATGCTGGTGCAGGAGCACGCGGGCCAGCCCGTGCGTGACGGCCAGGGCACCATCGCCTTCCACGACGACGACTACCGCGCCATTGGCGAGGCCATGGTGCTGCACTACGTGCGCCGCTCCACGCGGATGCTCACGCCCAAGGCCGTGCTGCGCGTGGCGGAGCTGCTGGAGACGCCGGAGATCGCGCGCCTCAACCGCGCCGCGGGCTTCGGAGACCCGGCGTCGCGCAAGCCGCCGCTGGGCCGCTGGAAGCGCGTGGCCCAGAAGTGGCTGGCCGCGCGCGAGGCGAACCTGCCCATGCTCCAGGGCCTGGTGAAGGCGGGCTACAAGGAGACGCTGAAGAAGCTGGCGCGCAAGGCCGGCTACAAGCCCCAGTCGCAGGGCTTCTTCGAGGTGCTCGGCTGGAAGCAGAAGCAGGCGGACGGCGGCCACCGGCAGGTGGGGTTGCAGGGGCTCACGCTGGTGAAGCGCGAGCGCTTCGACGGCCTCTCCGAGGCGGAGATCTGCGAGTGGATTGAACTGGAGCGGCTCTCCTACAAGGAGGTCGTGGGCCGGCTGCCGAAGGACGTGGGCCTCACGCCCGCCATCCTGGCCACGCTGCTGCCGTCGTTGTCGGACCGCGACCTGCGGCTGATGACGCCCACGCTGGAGGAGCTGGGCCTGTTGCAGGAGCCGTCCGTGAAGGCGCGCTGGGAGCGGGCGGTGGCGAGCGCCACGGATCAACGCTCGCTGAACATCGCGAAGAACGTCCGGAGCGAGCACGTGCGCCGCAAGCTGGAGGAGGCGAGCGACAACGCGGTGAAGAAGGCGGTGGCGGAGGCGACGGCGGAGACGGACGTGCGGGTGATGTTCCTCATCGACAAGTCGGGGTCCATGGAGGGCGCCATCGAGCAGTCCAAGGAGGCGCTGTCGCGCATCCTCGCGGGCTTCCCGATGGACAAGCTGCACGTGGCGGCGTTCGACACCATGGGCACGGTGCTCCAGCCCAAGGCGGCGAACCGCACGGCGGTGCAGCACATGCTGTCCGGACTGAAGGCGTCCGGCGGCACGGTGCACGCGGCCGGCGTCCACGCGCTGCACCGCTCCGGGGTGCGCATCCCGGCGGAGGCGAAGCTGGTGGTGATGGTGGTGGGTGACGAGGCGGGCGAGGCAGGCGACCAGTTCGCCCGGGCCTTCCACGCGTGTGGCTACAGCGTGGCGGCCATGGCGCTGCTGGTGAGCGTGGCGGGGGCGCGCGGCAACACGGTGCGCTCGGGGGCGAAGCAGCTGGGCGTGCCCTTCAGTGAAGTGAGCGTGGGGCAGTTCGCGGACCCCTACCAGGTGCCGCGCGTGCTCCAGGCGCTGATGGACGCTCCGCGCGAGGCGGGGGCCAGCCAGTCCGGCTGGGTGGACCGGGTGATGAGCACGCCGCTGTTGAAGGTGGCGTGA
- a CDS encoding acyl-CoA-binding protein produces MALDDDFSAAQSRVKTLSKAPSNDALLELYSLYKQGTEGDVQGKRPGMLDIKGRAKYDAWAGRKGLAKDAAKQQYVALVDKLLRG; encoded by the coding sequence ATGGCCCTCGATGATGACTTCAGCGCCGCACAGAGCCGGGTGAAGACGCTGTCCAAGGCTCCCTCGAACGACGCGCTGCTGGAGCTGTACTCGCTCTACAAGCAGGGCACGGAAGGGGACGTGCAGGGCAAGCGCCCCGGCATGCTCGATATCAAGGGGCGCGCGAAGTACGACGCGTGGGCCGGCCGTAAGGGGCTGGCGAAGGACGCCGCGAAGCAGCAGTACGTGGCGCTCGTGGACAAGCTCCTGCGCGGGTAG